Below is a genomic region from Zea mays cultivar B73 chromosome 9, Zm-B73-REFERENCE-NAM-5.0, whole genome shotgun sequence.
CCCTCGTCCTTCCAATCCGGGTATAGGGTTTTTAGCGCCGCCTCCCACCTCCAGGTCCCCCTCTCTTCCGCGGTTCCGCCATCGCGTCGCGAACGGCGgccagaaaaaagaaaaagaaaaaaaaaacagctCGCCGCACCAATCTCCCCTACCATATCGATCGACCCTGCAAGGTTTAATCCAACAGAATTCCACCGGAAATTTGGTGAAGTGCTAATCGCTTGCGGCTTGCCTGCCCGGTCTCGTGGCTTTGTGCTGCTCCCGCTGTGGTGAGGAACCCTAGGATGGCGGGGGTTTCGATGGCGGCGGCGCCTGAGGGGGTGCTGCACCGCCGGATTGAGTTTCATCTTGCACGGAGACCGCATGGCTCTGTGGCGGTGGGCGGCGGCGGGTTCCGGATGGAGACGCTGAACCCGGACGCCGCTGGTAAGGTGGGGCCCGGGGAGGCGGTCGGGAGCAGCGAGGGGGATGCGAGGAGGCCGGAGAAGGGAGACAGTGGCGGGATCGATCCGGAGCTCAGCGTCGCAAGGATCTACCTCGGGAGAATTGTGAGTGCCCAAAGCTGTCCTCTTTTCGAGGATTTGGACTATTGAACTTTCAGCTTCTATAGGGTTTTAGGCAGCACAATAGAAGTGCTTGGTTTACCTGCCGCTAGAGTTGTCAATTTGGGTAAATGAAGTGAAACGTAGCTGGTTTTTTTTGTTATTTAGTTATTCAAGGTTCTTGCTTTGGTCACGTCATGGTCATTTAGTCAGGTTTTAGTGTGGTAGACAGGAGAATAGTTTGTAAACTGCAGTTACTTGATGTCTCACAGGGTGCTGGATTGGAAAATCTTGGGAATACCTGCTATCTCAACTCAGTTCTGCAATGCTTGACGTACACGGAGCCGTTCGCTGCCTATTTGCAGAGCGGGAAGCACACGTCCTCATGTAAGTGCTGTTGGTACTGTCATCTAACCGGTTCGACACATTTTTAGCACCTCACTCGATCTAGACTGGCAAGAACACAGATAACGCGTGCACACAACCGTGAGGGTAGTATTGTTAGTTTGCCGAACTGAGGAACGATCACACCtgatcgccgccggccgccgccaggTTCATACAACCAGCCTGACCTCTCTGTTCAGGTATACACGGTATATAAATGTGTCTATGTGCCACATCAGAGCCCGTATATCCCATGCCGGGCTTCGATGCTCGCTTGCTGCATCTGTCCCCGGCTGCTTAGCAATGTCCGTCTCCTCATCTGCTTCCCGTGCTTCCTTGGTAGTCTTTGTCTGGACAGCAAGGTCGCTGACATCTCCTCCTTTAGAGACAGCTTGTCCCCAAGCTGGTGCCACCTGAAACTTGCCCGCTTGGCAAACCAGCTTGTTCTTCAGAATGACTTCAGGCACCTTTCAGTCACAGTGGACTAACAGCAGGGCTGATAGAGCATCCTCTGATGATTCTGCAGAAACTGTTGAAGATCGGGCACCGAACATTGGCCATGTAAAGAGCGTCTTCATACGGCGATATGTGATGGGAAAACCGGAGCGACCACCGCTTGCGTTGTCATGCAACACAGAGATGACAGACTGCTGCATATTTTGTTGGTGCCCAGCCAAATGTGCCCTTTGTACCTGATGACTCCTTGAGTTAATGTATAATACTCAACTTTACCTCCTGTGGTCAGACAACCCAGTAATTTCCTTGTTGATGGATCTTGCCCATATGGATCAACCAAGACAGGATCGCTTGTCCGTAGAGAATACGAAATTGCAGATCCATAAGATTGGTGAtatctttctgttgccagggagtaGCAGTCCATTGATCATCAATATATGCCGAACTTGGCTGATCGGTTTTGATAACAAATTCAACAGGCTGCAAATATGAATGCCAATATTCCACTTTCATCGTGATTTTCCCTTAGATGCTCCTCTTGCCCAGTGTCAACAGCAGGCTCTGTGATCATCTCTTCATCAGCACCATCGCTGGTTTGTGCCAGATTGGTCTCGTGTGAAACAGGGTCTGCACCCGTGCTTTCATCCTTACCTCTGACTGTCAGTAGATTTAAGCAAACTGAGCTTGTCTAAGGTGGGACCTGACATGGTCGCTTCACACATCTTCTCTTTGACTTTATCAGGACCATGTACCATAATATCCTAATGAGAACCTAGGCCCTTGTTCACTTCTTCGTTATACATCTTTTCCTCCTTAACACTGTTGTTTGCCATGTTAAAAGAGATAGTGCCTAAAATAATTTCTTCATTAGGGATTTTTTCTTCAACAACATTTGTGATGGTTCCTGTGTTACTCTCAGCAGCAATAGCATTTTCTTCAGTAGCTTCTATGTTGCGTGCCCTGTCTATTTCATAGCATTATTTTCTCATCAGTCTCATCCTGCTGCTCCACAATATTTCTGTTACTTGTAACCGGATCCTTGAGCTCTTCGACTCTACTTTCCCCTTGACATCACCTGGGACATGGTCCCCTAGTTCCTTCAGTTGCTTCTCGGTCTGGTAGGTGACTGACTCGGCTTGGTTCTTAGTGTTAATGGCGTCTCACTTCTGCTTGTCCTCTTCTGTGAACTTCCCAGCTTCGCCAACCATCCTATCCACCTCGTCCTTTGGCAGATTGCTAGCACCAGTAATTTTGATATCCTGCTTCTTCCCAGTACCCTTGTTCACAGCGGTGACAGAAAGGATACCGTTAGCATCAATATCGAACTTGACTTTGATCTGCGGAACACCACGTGGAGCAGGAGGGATTCCATCAAGCTGGAAGCTACCAAGAGACTTGCTGTCTTCACGATCTCTCTTTCTCCTTGGAGAACATTGATCTCCACACTAGATTGACTTCCACCAATGGTGCTGAACATAACATCTTCTCCAGTCACTGGATTGAGGCGAAACATCGAACACTTGGTGGGCAGCACTTTTGGTTGCTCCTGGGCAGGTGTGTCGCGACCTGCGTGTTTGCCTGCACGGTTGCAGTGTTGGCCCGCGCGCTTGCCTGCGTGGCGGAGGTGACGACGACCCGTGTGCGCTCGCCTGTGCGGTGGTGACCGGGGTGCCTGGACGGGGTATGGCGCACTGCAGTCTGTGCAGTGGCGTTGGTGGCCCGCACGTGCCCGCTACGACGGAAGGAGTGCCTGCTCGTCCGCACGCATGGCTGGGGCCGGTGGTGGCGCACGCTCATGCGTCTGCCCGTGCCTGCTCGCGGCTGTGGCAGCGTGGCCTGCGCTCACACGCATGCTCGTGGTGGTGGAGATGAGGGGTAGCTTCGTGGTGACAAGGGAGGTGGTGAAGCTGGTGTCGTGGCATGGATCTAAGGTCGGGGAAGGCATGGGCATTGCTGGTAAGGTTGCTGCCAGCTTGTCGGAGCCGTCCTCCTCAGTGGTGACGACTAGCGCCGATATGGCGTTCGCCATCCGCTCCGTGGTGGACAGGAACTCGCAAAGTGCTGTGTGCGTCCTTCGATTGTTCTCCATCTTCTAGACAGCAGCCCAGAGCATCGCTTGCTGTTCCTCGGTCAACATGGTGCCAGTTGTGGGATTGGCGATGGGGATTTGGATCTACCTTGCTCCGATTACCAAATGTTAGCACCTCACTCAATCTCGACTGGCAAGAACACAGATAACGCACACACACAACCGTGAGGGTAGTATTGTTAGTTTGCCGAACTGAGGAACGATCACACCtgatcgccgccggccgccgccaggTTCATACAACCAGCCTGACCTCTCTGTTCAGGCATACACGGTATATAAATGTGTCTATTTGCCACATCAGGCCATGGGCCTAATTTCCCCACTCAGAGCCCGCATATGCCTTGCTGGGCTTCGATGCTCGCTTGCTGCGTCTGGCCCCGGCTGCCGTAGCAATGTCCGTCTCCTCATCGGCTTCCCGCGCTTCCTTGGTAGTCTTTGTCTGGACAGCAAGGTCCCTGACAATTTTGTCAGATGACAATGTTACATATGAGCTTGTGGATTTCAGAGGCAGCAGTAACTGAACTGAATATTATACGTAGCTGGAAGTTAAGCCAAACCTATTTCATGTACTACTGTCATTTATTGGTGTGACACCAAAGACAAGAGTACCTCTAATCCTTCATTGCCAAGACTCCAACGGGCCAATGTTATCCGTTTTTACTCCACTGCCCAATCTCACCATTTTTTCAGCCTGGATCTTGTTCAGCCAACTAAGATGCAATTCCCTATGGCCATATCATGCATGGAACTCTAATGGTTGATCCAAATTTAGAGCTGCAAGTTTTTGCAGCTTGGTATTAATCGTAGTTAATACATTTCAAGATCCCCAGTTCTACATCAACGTGTATTTTCTGGCTATCTGATTAGCCACATACAATGAATGTTACTTTTTTGTGTTCCCTCTAGTTGGATGTATTCAATCTGCTGTGCTCATTATTTGGGATTCAGAGTTGTCCCAGTTTCATTTGTGATTTGTGATGAGTTGACTGCTCttcatgcacttccaaatcagtcATCCCGCTAGTAACATATTTGATGTTGTTCATCTTACTGAGTACTAACATGATCTATTTCTTGAAGCTGAGTGTGCGTATGTATATTCACTAGTGGGGTGTGCTATTTTTTGTATATACATGATGCATCAAGTAGTTATTTGTTGTAAACTTGTTACTTGTTCGCTATTTAGTTATGAGCCAGACAATGCTTTGCACTTGTACCTGCACTGTGGAAATTGATAGGAAATCTGAGATTTCTCATGGACAAACGGTATTCTTTCCTGTATGTTTGTATAGTGAAAAACGCCACTAGTATGGAAAGTCTTACTGAGCTGTAAATCACCATAAATGCTACAATTGATCAGTTGGTCCATGACCATGATGCATGTCTGTATGGAGTACAAATGATgctacttattaagtacattttcatGACACAGCCTTTGTAGGAAACTTAAAGTTCTTTTCTCTACTCTGAAGCTTGttaaaaagcaaaaatctctcttATTTTTGCACTGTGTAGTATTTATTTTATTGCTGTTGCTAATTTATTCTCTTCTCCTGAAGGTCGCACATCCGGATTTTGTGCATTATGTGCTCTTCAGATACATGTCAAGACTGCTCTAGAATCAACTGGAAAAATAGTGACACCATTTCGTATTGTCAAGAACTTGCGCTGTATCCTTTTATCTTCTCTGAATTAAAATGACAAATCTTTTTTTTCGAAAACACAGGAGAGCTGTGTatcaatatattaagaagaaaaggtGAGGCAAGAAGAAACCTCGTACAACTCCACACGAACCCACAAACACTAGGCTATAGGGAGAAGGAGAAAATTAACACCAACAACAACAAAAGACATCTAGACCCGTGACCATGGAGACTCAAAATAAATATTACCGACTGAAATTACTGGACCATAAGGATGTTAGATAAATCCCTGGCTCCAGCCCTATACCAGAGATGAGACTCCTCCTTGACCCAATTGATGACCATGCTGTGACTAGGCTGCACACCATTAAAAACACAGCGGTTGCGGTGACAAATCATTTTAAATTAGGTGATTCTGCAATCTTGCTTTTATTCTATAACCAGAATGGGATCTTTAACTGCAAAATAGGCATTTCTCGCACTTTCCGAAATTCAAGACAAGAAGATGCACACGAGTTAATGGTTAATTTGCTTGAATCCATGCATAAATGCTGTTTACCTTCTGGGGTATCGACTGAGTCTCAAAGTGCTTATGACAAAAGCTTAGTTCACAAAATATTTGGTGGCCGCCTTAGAAGTCAGGTATGCTCTGTGCATTGTTGAAGTTATCCCTAAGCTGGCAGAAGAGACTGCATTCCCTTATTTATCACTAGTTGTCCACCTTATTTGTGCTTACAGGTCAAATGCACACGTTGCTTACATTGCTCCAATAAATTTGATCCTTTCTTGGATCTCAGTCTTGAGATTGCCAAGGCCACGACTTTGGTGCGGGCACTTGAAAATTTTACCGAGGATGAGCTACTAGACGAGGGTCAAAAGGAATACGAGTGTGAACGCTGCAGGCAGAAAGTTGTAGCAAAGAAACGACTTACAATTGATAAAGCCCCCAATGTCTTGACAATTCATCTGAAGCGCTTCAGCCCTTTCAATCCTCGTGAGAAGATTGACAAAAAAGTGGACTTCCAATCAATTCTTGATTTGAAACCATTTGTTAGTGActctaaagtgagtggcttgtttTGAAATTCTCGCTTTACATTGTATGCTTTCAATTAACTTCTCTTTAGCATTTTCAGTTTGTTTCTCATAGTATTGTCATGCATCTTGATTATTGATGCAGGGAACAGATTTTAAATACAGCCTTTATGGTGTCCTAGTCCATACAGGTTGGAGCACTCAATCAGGCCATTACTATTGCTACGTTCGTACATCCAGCGGGATGTGGCACAATCTTGATGATAAAGAGGTCTAGTATGACATTCTTTTGATGGTGTTTTGCCCATTCTATTTGTAGTTCTAGTGCTACTACTAAATTGCACTTTGCACAATCATTTAGTATCCATGTAATTAACATTTATTAAACTACACAAGAGATTTTTTCCATGCTTAAGTCCTCTAGCTCCATGAGAGCTACAATGTTTGTCTGGTATACAACTTTATTCTCTACCTTTTAAAAGCTTTATCAATGTCTCATACACTGCATACACCAACTTAATTTGTTATTGAATCCTCGAAATTCTCTTCAAAACAGCGAGTGTTCTTTAGTTTGTTGCTCTTCAAGAATTTACTAGTATTTCCATGGTTTGTAAGGCGTTAAGGTGACATGTGGTGACCCACCCCTTCACAATGCCTAGCCACATACGGTATGTGGTGAAGTGATGCCATAGACATATCCCAAAACAAACCAAGGTAATAAGTAATCACAAGATTATTAGTAGTCCTCAATTTCACACTCCACATTACAAAATAAGGTAATAAGTACTCCCTCCATCCCTCTATAGGTGCGACTTCCTTCCATGGAAAGGCCAAGAAGCACTTCTACTCCGTCAAACAACTAATTTACCGTGTGGCCATGCCGCTGTTTTTTTAATCACACATTTAGCTCGGCGATCTCATCCAGGCATGCTTGGCCAATCAAACGCTCGCTCCACAGTGCAGCAGCATGTACACAGCATGGTAGAAGGAACAATAAGTGGTGCTTATTTGCATGCCCGTCAAAAAAGAGAGTGAAGTGAACTGCACCCTCTATTATGGGACACATGGAATCTTTCAATAATCAACACCCAATTCTTGGCTCTCATCTTTCAATATCTGTTGTCGTCATCAAACTCATTAGCATTATTAGCAGCGCCCAAGTATTCTCCCATCTTTTTCTCTAGTTCAGTGCCAGTCTCTGGACATGGAAACACATTTCCATAGCCACCAGCTAGATGTTTCTTAAAACTTTTAGGTTCTCCAAGAATCCTCTTGTTGCAAAGCTTACATGTTACCTTATTTTGCTCCTTGGGTCTGCCCAATAGCCATAAATAATCCCATTGTGGATCTTTCGAGTCCAGCAATCTTTGTTTTGGATCATTCCTGGGACCATATGCAGCTGGACTCTCCGCTGTGTTATTGCCTTGTTGGCTGTAGAGCAGAGAAGAGCCAAGCCAAGCCAAACACAAGCAAGCACTAGAGTAGAGGAAGCACAGACAACAGAGCAGAGGGAAGGGAATGGAGGACCTAGGCATTAGGGCGATGAAGAGGGTTGGGCAGGGAAGGGAGAAGCAGAGTCTCAGCCGCGCGGAGACCATCGGAGAGGCATGCAGGCATGAATTAGGGCCAGCAGATTCTCATGGGATCAAGGTTATAGATAGGCACAGATGCCAAGGTCCGTTTCAGGTTCTTCGGCGCTGCCCTCctctttccctttcttttctctgtttccctCTCGATTGTGCCTTGATTAGCTGATATAGCTACTTGGAACCCTCAATTTCTACCCCCTCACATGGTTTTCCTCTTGATTTTATTCTCCGCCCGCTCATTCTTTTTGTGCCTGGTTCCTATGTTCCGCGAGCCCACACCTATGGTTTTCGCCTCCATCCTACAGGACGCCCAGGCAATAACAACACAGATTGCTAGAGGCGAAGCCAAACACACAAGACCCAGTGCGCGCCTGGATGATTAGGCGATGCCTTAAGGACCATTATTATCTCCATATCAGAAACCTTTATATATTGCTGAACTGAGCTTTCTGTTTCAATGTTGTTCATGCAAGTTAGTCAATTTGTTGGTTTAGGAATTTAGAAAGTGTTCCTGTAGATTTATTCATGGTTACCTGTCATTGATGTCACTTACTATCCTGTTTTGATACATTACTTTTGTTTATTTTGATGAAAAAGAACCATTGGCTAGATTAGCAACAAATGAGAGAAGAATTGCCTCATGTGTTGAGCTACATTGTGTCATGTGCTACTTTCACTTTTTGCCCTTTGGCTCTTTGGCAGACTATAGTCTTTCCTGAATCCCGATACTGATTCTTATGGGCATCAACTACAGGTGCGCCAAGTTCGTGAAGCAGACGTATTGAAGCAGAAGGCTTATATGTTATTTTATGTACGTAACAGTATTGGGAAGTCGGTGGTGTGCAAAGATAATAATGCTGCTAATTTGCTCAAGAAGAAAACCTCTGAAAAAATCTCAAGTTTGAATGGTATTGCACAAACCAATGTAAGAGCACAAAATTTGAATGGTGTGTCTCCATTTGGTGATAAGACGCACGGCACAATCATTGGCTACTCTACAATTTCCAGCAAGACTAAAACAATCCACTGTTCAAAGAATGAGGTCAAAGCTGAAGATGCTCCAGCCTCTCAAAACAATGCTCTACCTTCCACACAAGCCCCCATAGCTCGAAATGATGTTGGTATCTTGCCAACTAAACCAATGCAGTTTGCTGTAAAAAATGAGGAGAAAACCTCATCCCACCAACCTGCGCCATTTACAAATACTTGTGGTGAACAAACAGTTGTTGGGAGGCCCTTGCAGGAAATGGAACCTAAGGCTGGTGCAGGGGAAAATACTTCTGTTGTCTCTGCTGTTGCTAATGATGCCGCTACATTGTCCAAGGCAGACAAACTAACTTCTCAGCCTCAAACAGCTCCATCTTCCAAGCCAACTGCCAATGTAAAGGACACAGCTACTGAGTTTGCTACACTGTCTTTATCAAAGAAGGTTTGTAAGACGGTTGCTGTATGTTTTTAAATAAAATTTGAAggattcatatatttatttattaaatTCCAGGATTCTGTTGTTTCAAATGGTGCTGTGCTTAGCATTGGATGTCTCACATCCGGTGAGAAAGCAATGAACTTATCAGAATCTGTGGATCAAGCTAATGAAATCACAAAGGCACTTCCTACGAGTCAGGTAGCACCCCACTTCTCCCTTGCTGTTGCTTTTTTGCAGACGAACTAAGTTATAATAGTACCACAATTTTGTTGAACATGAGCTGTTTTTTTTAAATATTTGTTATACATGTCCCTGTAAACAGAACAATACTGCACCAGTAATTGCTCAAGCAGATTGTGGAGTAGAGATCAGCTCTGGTGTCATCATGCACGTTGCTGTGTCTGCTTCATGCAATGGAACTACAGAGAAAAAGGTGAATTCGAAGTCAAAGAAGTTTGTGAGGTATCCTGTTGTGAACATGTGGTTAGGGTCCAGACATCTAAAGCCAGGGAAGAAAGCGAACCGCAAGAGAAGTAAAATGATAAGACGTGTTGTAGCCTGCAAGGACGCGGCAAATTTATCTTGTTTGAGTGAGCAGCTGACGTCAACATCGTCCACTGCATGCTCTGAAACCGTAGAATGTACCTCCAGCCATCAGAAACGGTCACATGCTAGTGCAAGGTCCAAAGATGACGCCCAGTCCTCGCAAAACAAGCAGAAGGTCGACGGAGCTCGTGTCGGTGCTGGCACAAGTGCACCTTCTTGCAGTGCCGGCGTTCCAAAGTCTGATCCGAACCCTTCCACAGATGCTAAGGTTGTAGCGACCCAGCCTGCCAGTATTCGCGCAACGGACCTGATGGAAGCTACCGGTCAGCTCATCTTCTCTCGGCAGATGCTCAATCTATTTTAGAGATGAAACGTGCTGCTGTGCCGTCAGTTCTAACTGTGCTCTATCGTTTGTTGATGTTCAGTTCCGCGCTGGGATGACGTAGACATGCCAAACATAAAGGTCGCTGAGCCGCAGTCCAAACGCAAGAGCGGTGGCTACATCTTAGATGAGTGGTGAGTTTTATCTCTTGCAGTATTCATGTTTGAAGCCTCAGCGGTGTACTAATATTCTGTCATGTCCTGTGATTACATCTACTTACTAATATTCTTTCATGTCCTGTATCCATGTTTGAAGCCTCATCGGTGTACTTCAGACTTCACAATTTTCTTTCAAGGGAACAGATACTTGGTTGAGCTTACGTTCACTTGGCCTCTCTTTTTTTTTTTACAGGGACGAGGAGTACGACCGAGGGAAGACGAAGAAGGTGCGGAGGTCAAAGCAAGACTTTGGCGGGCCAAACCCGT
It encodes:
- the LOC103637980 gene encoding ubiquitin carboxyl-terminal hydrolase 23; the protein is MAGVSMAAAPEGVLHRRIEFHLARRPHGSVAVGGGGFRMETLNPDAAGKVGPGEAVGSSEGDARRPEKGDSGGIDPELSVARIYLGRIGAGLENLGNTCYLNSVLQCLTYTEPFAAYLQSGKHTSSCRTSGFCALCALQIHVKTALESTGKIVTPFRIVKNLRCISRTFRNSRQEDAHELMVNLLESMHKCCLPSGVSTESQSAYDKSLVHKIFGGRLRSQVKCTRCLHCSNKFDPFLDLSLEIAKATTLVRALENFTEDELLDEGQKEYECERCRQKVVAKKRLTIDKAPNVLTIHLKRFSPFNPREKIDKKVDFQSILDLKPFVSDSKGTDFKYSLYGVLVHTGWSTQSGHYYCYVRTSSGMWHNLDDKEVRQVREADVLKQKAYMLFYVRNSIGKSVVCKDNNAANLLKKKTSEKISSLNGIAQTNVRAQNLNGVSPFGDKTHGTIIGYSTISSKTKTIHCSKNEVKAEDAPASQNNALPSTQAPIARNDVGILPTKPMQFAVKNEEKTSSHQPAPFTNTCGEQTVVGRPLQEMEPKAGAGENTSVVSAVANDAATLSKADKLTSQPQTAPSSKPTANVKDTATEFATLSLSKKDSVVSNGAVLSIGCLTSGEKAMNLSESVDQANEITKALPTSQNNTAPVIAQADCGVEISSGVIMHVAVSASCNGTTEKKVNSKSKKFVRYPVVNMWLGSRHLKPGKKANRKRSKMIRRVVACKDAANLSCLSEQLTSTSSTACSETVECTSSHQKRSHASARSKDDAQSSQNKQKVDGARVGAGTSAPSCSAGVPKSDPNPSTDAKVVATQPASIRATDLMEATVPRWDDVDMPNIKVAEPQSKRKSGGYILDEWDEEYDRGKTKKVRRSKQDFGGPNPFQEEADYVSQRRTKQKSYRGKSWNKRA